The following coding sequences lie in one Mycoplasma tauri genomic window:
- the dnaG gene encoding DNA primase, with the protein MKLDKQTIDNIVSSNDIVDVLRDFIELYKKGNSYVSLCPFHEDTNPSMSVDSRKQIFKCFVCNTGGNCLKFLKLFKKWNHIESLKYLANKSGIFFDESKYKIQIENEKPLNEFDQKVYEIIERANSFYKSELFKSLNANVKNFLSKRNLTYSNCQEFDIGYAPYNRFLEIFKDDLENNITALLVSSLITVNKEVFFKNRITFAIRDEKNKVVAFSARALDDSKPKYINSSESNYFKKSEILYNLNKVFELENNDEIIITEGFFDVIALNKSGIKNSVCLMGTSLSNSHINKLKKFKKITLFLDGDQPGMNSTYKIIRSLLASNYKNIYVVNNKMNNDPDEILQKFGKEKILNLLSDSAPYIHFIYDYLRKLHGLYDGIKNIIPSDGQFEKFGSEFYPFWKSLNHDLANAINQKIKTEHNKDMSMVVNKNTYLFVDHYKTDELINNDSKFYEWDDYLPYDNSYFDHHVSTQTFESENKYKKNKPFLNSSVSKPKTQNWIEKMFVLIAKFPNLAKLFKTNNINEPISKIAINDCDKNTQDLYEYVIENSKIETSKILEYYEKYNQNGKTNFIDSIGFNFLDNSKAETDFNEIYQRAYIESVNAENYHISKIIKDKMSAHKLKEELLEVQRKKIIKRNRKSYEGGNNE; encoded by the coding sequence ATGAAACTAGACAAACAAACTATTGACAATATTGTTTCATCAAACGACATTGTTGATGTTTTGAGAGACTTTATTGAATTGTATAAAAAAGGCAATTCATATGTTTCTTTATGTCCGTTTCACGAAGATACAAATCCTTCAATGAGTGTTGATTCTCGTAAACAAATATTTAAGTGTTTTGTATGCAACACTGGTGGAAATTGTTTAAAATTCTTAAAATTATTTAAAAAATGAAATCATATAGAATCTCTTAAATATTTAGCTAATAAATCTGGAATATTTTTTGATGAATCAAAATATAAGATCCAAATTGAAAATGAAAAACCGCTTAATGAATTTGACCAGAAAGTCTATGAAATAATAGAAAGAGCAAATTCATTTTATAAATCAGAACTTTTTAAATCATTAAATGCCAATGTAAAAAATTTTTTATCTAAAAGAAATCTAACATACTCAAATTGTCAGGAATTTGATATAGGTTATGCTCCTTATAATCGTTTCTTAGAAATTTTTAAAGACGATTTAGAAAATAATATAACTGCATTACTTGTATCATCATTAATAACAGTAAATAAGGAAGTTTTTTTTAAAAACAGAATAACTTTTGCAATTAGAGATGAAAAAAATAAAGTAGTAGCATTTAGTGCTCGTGCACTAGATGACTCAAAACCAAAATACATCAATAGCTCAGAAAGCAATTATTTTAAAAAATCTGAAATTTTATATAACCTAAACAAAGTTTTTGAACTTGAAAACAATGATGAAATTATCATAACAGAAGGTTTTTTTGATGTAATTGCTTTGAATAAAAGTGGTATAAAAAATTCTGTGTGTCTAATGGGGACATCATTATCAAACAGTCATATAAATAAACTAAAAAAATTCAAAAAAATAACTTTATTTTTGGATGGTGATCAACCAGGAATGAATTCAACATATAAAATAATTCGCTCGCTTTTAGCTTCTAACTATAAAAACATTTATGTTGTTAACAACAAAATGAATAACGACCCTGATGAAATATTGCAAAAATTTGGCAAAGAAAAAATATTAAATCTATTAAGTGATTCAGCTCCATATATTCACTTTATTTATGACTACTTGCGTAAATTACATGGTCTATATGACGGAATTAAAAATATAATTCCTTCTGATGGACAATTTGAAAAATTTGGCTCAGAATTTTATCCATTTTGAAAATCTCTTAATCATGATTTGGCAAATGCAATAAATCAAAAAATCAAAACTGAACATAATAAAGATATGTCTATGGTTGTTAATAAAAATACTTATTTATTTGTTGATCACTATAAAACAGACGAATTAATAAATAATGATTCTAAATTTTATGAATGAGATGATTATTTGCCTTATGATAATTCATATTTTGATCACCATGTTAGTACACAGACTTTTGAATCAGAAAATAAATATAAAAAAAATAAGCCATTTCTTAATTCATCAGTATCAAAACCTAAAACCCAAAATTGAATAGAAAAAATGTTTGTTTTAATAGCAAAGTTCCCTAATTTAGCAAAACTTTTTAAAACAAATAATATAAATGAGCCAATTAGCAAAATTGCAATAAATGATTGTGACAAAAATACACAAGATTTATATGAATATGTAATTGAAAATTCAAAAATTGAAACATCTAAAATACTTGAATATTATGAAAAATATAATCAAAATGGAAAAACCAATTTTATTGATTCAATAGGTTTTAATTTTTTAGATAACTCAAAAGCAGAAACAGACTTTAATGAAATTTACCAAAGAGCCTATATTGAAAGTGTAAACGCAGAAAATTACCACATTTCAAAAATAATAAAAGATAAAATGTCTGCACATAAATTAAAAGAAGAATTGCTTGAAGTGCAAAGAAAAAAAATAATAAAAAGAAATAGAAAATCATATGAAGGGGGAAATAATGAGTAA
- a CDS encoding Nif3-like dinuclear metal center hexameric protein: protein MQIKQLTNFLFRKYPLKNKEIWDPSGWSFKNKLSDELTGVIIAIDLTSNAINEAIKSNCNLIITHHPFKFYKKWVDEEIYAPYKKEILQKLIDHRINVISFHTNYDNHKNGTSYQIAKQLGFKDENINNFDWSLYPASVINLELSFTNIVELIKQKLNFSSMRTNLPKSLWNKEINKIAILSGSGFIGEVNKIKELGYDLIITSDIKWSDWINYKETKTPILEISHLDEQVFVDDIYNQLNNKFFNIPLIKVKIQNEPYENV from the coding sequence ATGCAAATTAAACAACTCACAAATTTTCTTTTTCGTAAATACCCTCTTAAAAATAAAGAAATATGAGATCCATCTGGTTGAAGCTTTAAAAATAAATTAAGCGATGAACTAACTGGAGTTATTATAGCAATAGATTTGACTTCTAATGCTATAAATGAAGCAATTAAATCAAATTGTAATTTAATTATTACTCATCATCCTTTTAAATTTTATAAAAAATGAGTTGATGAAGAAATATATGCTCCATATAAAAAAGAAATTCTTCAAAAACTTATTGACCACAGGATAAATGTTATCTCTTTCCACACAAATTACGATAATCACAAAAATGGTACAAGCTATCAAATAGCTAAACAACTTGGTTTTAAAGATGAAAATATAAATAATTTTGACTGAAGTTTATACCCTGCCAGTGTTATAAATTTAGAGTTATCATTTACTAATATTGTCGAACTAATTAAACAAAAACTAAACTTTTCATCAATGAGAACAAATTTACCAAAAAGTCTATGAAATAAAGAAATTAATAAAATAGCAATTTTATCTGGCAGTGGTTTTATTGGCGAAGTTAATAAAATAAAAGAACTTGGATATGATTTGATCATTACTAGTGATATAAAGTGAAGCGATTGAATAAATTATAAAGAAACAAAAACACCCATTTTAGAAATAAGTCATCTAGATGAACAAGTTTTTGTTGATGATATTTACAACCAATTGAATAATAAATTTTTTAACATTCCTTTAATTAAGGTAAAAATTCAAAATGAACCTTATGAAAATGTTTAA
- a CDS encoding RNA polymerase sigma factor yields MSKKSELKGFIKIIKGHLKETKKQSFTQGEVYEYLDSINIEVPDEDMDTMFELLLDDGILSQEMDEGDDIYVDEDDILDEIDDSIDKTSSDKKKNSNLDDNFEDFPKSDAPEYDEDLEDDSDYSSTFELKNNFSDIQYDEETDEFMIQDDDYHDSSYDDDEEEELLNKQKTAKKEPAKRGRKPKSEKILSEDLLELEDFSTDEIDLSSDSNVKDEDLKNKLTETNDIVKWYMRWIGKYGKLLTPEEEVALAYEMDKGGFRGKRARDKLIKRNLRLVINNAKKYKNRGLSFIDLISEGNSGIIKAVQKYNVGKGFKFSTYATWWIRQAITRAVADQSRTIRVPVHMVETINKITKIERELQQETGEDPTDEQIAEKYGNDFTAEKVRMIRKINIDPISLDKQIGKENDSSFSDFVKDESVVNPVDYASHEELVERLNKILKETLDNDEYDLICKRFGVGIDANGNKYKVTSLDELAAERNVSKERIRQIENKILRKLKSSPDRSRYLKVFME; encoded by the coding sequence ATGAGTAAAAAATCTGAACTTAAAGGATTTATTAAAATAATAAAAGGACACTTAAAAGAAACAAAAAAACAAAGTTTTACACAAGGTGAAGTTTATGAATATTTAGACTCAATAAACATAGAAGTTCCAGATGAAGACATGGATACTATGTTTGAATTATTACTTGATGATGGAATTTTATCACAAGAAATGGATGAAGGTGATGATATTTATGTCGATGAAGATGATATTTTAGATGAAATTGATGATAGCATTGATAAAACTTCTTCAGATAAGAAAAAGAATTCTAATTTGGATGATAATTTTGAAGATTTTCCAAAATCTGATGCTCCTGAATATGATGAAGATCTTGAGGATGATTCAGACTATTCATCAACATTTGAATTAAAAAATAATTTTTCAGATATACAATATGATGAAGAAACTGATGAATTTATGATTCAAGATGATGATTATCATGATTCAAGCTATGATGACGATGAGGAAGAAGAATTATTAAATAAACAAAAAACAGCTAAAAAAGAACCAGCAAAAAGAGGAAGAAAACCTAAATCTGAAAAAATTTTAAGCGAAGATTTGCTTGAACTTGAAGATTTTTCAACAGATGAAATTGATCTTTCTAGCGACTCTAATGTTAAGGATGAAGATTTAAAAAATAAACTTACAGAAACTAATGACATTGTTAAATGATACATGCGTTGAATTGGTAAATATGGAAAACTGCTTACGCCTGAAGAAGAAGTAGCTTTAGCATATGAAATGGATAAAGGTGGATTTAGAGGTAAGAGAGCTAGAGATAAATTAATCAAAAGAAACTTACGTCTAGTTATAAATAATGCTAAGAAATACAAAAATAGGGGCTTGAGTTTCATAGATTTGATTTCCGAAGGAAACTCAGGAATTATAAAAGCTGTCCAAAAATATAATGTAGGCAAAGGGTTTAAATTCTCAACTTATGCTACATGATGAATTCGTCAAGCTATAACAAGAGCAGTTGCCGATCAATCTCGTACTATTAGAGTCCCAGTTCATATGGTTGAAACAATTAACAAAATAACAAAAATTGAACGTGAATTACAACAAGAAACTGGAGAGGATCCAACAGATGAACAAATTGCTGAAAAATATGGCAATGATTTCACAGCTGAAAAAGTTAGAATGATAAGAAAAATTAACATTGATCCTATTTCTTTAGATAAACAAATTGGTAAAGAAAACGACTCATCGTTTAGTGATTTTGTTAAAGATGAAAGTGTTGTTAATCCTGTTGATTATGCTTCTCATGAAGAATTAGTAGAAAGACTAAATAAAATTCTAAAAGAAACTCTTGATAATGACGAATATGATCTTATTTGCAAGCGTTTTGGTGTTGGAATAGACGCTAATGGAAATAAATATAAAGTTACTTCATTAGATGAGTTGGCTGCAGAAAGAAATGTTTCAAAAGAAAGAATTCGTCAAATAGAAAACAAAATTTTAAGAAAACTAAAGAGCAGCCCAGATCGTAGTAGATATCTAAAAGTTTTCATGGAGTAA
- the plsY gene encoding glycerol-3-phosphate 1-O-acyltransferase PlsY, protein MNIFYSILSNLSLVLLGYILGSFNTSIILSKTLKKQDIRNFNSHNAGATNTLRTFGKKFALIVFLIDVFKTLIPIIILSALFNHVEAISTFSSKYFLSPQSIGLGVVIGHIFPIFYNFKGGKGVACSLGFILANNILFLLIAFVIFMSIVGVTKFVSLGSILTSSILIIFFWVPWFISGILGYWFNNVDMTNKFLDLSDHWYVSSIIYTIISVLVVISHHKNIVKLINKTENKLSFNKIK, encoded by the coding sequence ATGAATATTTTTTATAGCATACTTTCGAATTTATCACTAGTATTATTAGGATATATTTTAGGTTCATTCAATACATCTATAATATTAAGTAAAACGCTAAAAAAACAAGATATTAGAAATTTTAATAGCCATAATGCAGGGGCAACAAACACTTTGAGAACTTTTGGTAAAAAATTTGCCCTTATTGTGTTTTTAATTGATGTTTTTAAGACTTTAATTCCAATTATTATTTTGTCTGCACTTTTTAATCATGTAGAAGCAATTAGTACATTTTCGAGCAAATATTTTTTAAGTCCACAATCAATAGGTTTAGGAGTTGTAATAGGACATATTTTCCCAATATTTTATAATTTTAAAGGTGGCAAGGGTGTAGCTTGTTCATTAGGTTTTATATTGGCTAATAACATATTGTTTTTATTAATAGCTTTTGTGATTTTTATGTCAATTGTTGGTGTAACTAAATTTGTATCATTAGGTTCAATTTTAACATCTTCAATATTAATTATCTTTTTTTGAGTTCCTTGATTTATAAGTGGGATATTAGGTTACTGATTTAATAATGTTGATATGACTAATAAATTTTTAGATTTATCTGATCATTGATATGTTAGTTCAATTATTTATACTATTATATCTGTGTTGGTTGTTATTAGTCATCATAAAAATATTGTTAAACTTATTAATAAAACGGAAAATAAACTATCATTTAATAAAATTAAATAA
- the lon gene encoding endopeptidase La produces the protein MVKKSKNNQVSTEKSANIFENLLFLSIKNNQKFTTWNNPAVNSFVLYDREKTKVLITKDMIKFGPFWKKAIKRYEDDKNNNKETIEKTKFLLMWYSPEINSVPVSENLTYNQVLNTIPLNNIVSIATLCSIEKIEKEVDSKGEIMNVATVKAIHKYIPINIYGYQYLDENGKIVKKANKEAKFLRDISGVEAIRASYKTDEEILSGDPALDINGFESIITSLIENSNWSSALHLYRHLRGFSTDEILAWNREMFQTQGEFLASDNNSKLEAIVSALCNLFALPTYEKHAIYTIESPIDKYQYLKTLYSSIVDVISIFINACTNEERSKISHLISSIKDNDLYRSAIEDIKSSDNQKIYDEYVVNFYNEYYNYFKSGLVTKEDRDYAINLIEKNKDKKLNDQNSKSIPEIDKQIDKEINRKIQSNLDKQQKEFLLREKMKVIKEQLNENDAEEDEDSDFLKIANDPILNQIYPKNIIKSIKTEKEKLKGMMSSSPDANILQTYISNLKKLPWRKVEIENLDINHAKSVLDKNHYGLKEVKERVIEYLSLIINHKNINKENSEKELITIDENTQIDLGLFKENSKNKVQQQFNNVPILTLVGPPGTGKTSLARSIAEALDKSYVKISLGGVHDESEIRGHRKTYVGAMPGKIIKAIQSSGVSNPLILLDEIDKMSSDIKGDPASAMLEVLDPEQNTKFQDNYIEHEYDLSKVLFIATANYYENIPAPLLDRVEIIELNSYTVNEKIKIAREHLIDIVVKQAGLKNEQFQIGDDVLEFIIKHYTAESGVRALKRNLDKIARKIVTKIVSGEKLDEFKITINLIPELLGTIKISDSDNEKTPQIGSVNGLAYTSIGGTTLQIEVSAFESKSPGIRLTGSLKDVMQESAKIALSYVRTNAEKFGIKDFDFDTHEIHIHVPEGAVPKDGPSAGVTFTTALISALTQKPVSQEVAMTGEITLRGKVLEIGGLKEKSFAAFKKGIKNVFIPKNNEKNLKDLPEEVLEAIKFIPVREYEEIWEILFKNTLSIKNKKKQ, from the coding sequence ATGGTAAAAAAATCAAAAAATAATCAAGTTTCAACAGAAAAATCAGCAAACATTTTTGAAAATCTGTTGTTTTTAAGCATTAAAAACAACCAAAAATTTACAACATGAAATAATCCAGCAGTAAATTCTTTTGTTTTATACGATAGAGAAAAAACTAAAGTTTTAATAACAAAAGACATGATTAAATTTGGCCCTTTTTGAAAAAAAGCTATAAAGAGATATGAAGATGATAAGAACAACAATAAAGAAACAATAGAAAAAACAAAATTTCTTTTAATGTGGTATTCTCCTGAAATTAATTCTGTGCCTGTGTCAGAAAATCTTACATATAATCAAGTTTTAAACACCATTCCATTAAATAACATTGTAAGCATCGCAACTTTATGTTCTATTGAAAAAATTGAAAAAGAAGTCGATTCAAAAGGTGAAATTATGAATGTGGCTACTGTGAAAGCTATTCATAAATACATACCAATTAATATTTATGGCTATCAATATTTAGATGAAAATGGAAAAATAGTAAAAAAGGCTAACAAGGAAGCAAAATTTTTAAGAGACATTAGTGGTGTTGAAGCAATTAGAGCTTCATATAAAACTGATGAAGAAATTTTGTCTGGTGATCCTGCTCTTGATATCAATGGATTTGAATCTATTATTACATCATTAATTGAGAATTCTAATTGATCTAGTGCATTACATCTTTATAGACACTTGAGAGGATTCTCAACAGATGAAATTTTGGCTTGAAATCGTGAAATGTTTCAAACTCAAGGTGAGTTTTTAGCATCAGATAATAATTCTAAACTTGAAGCTATTGTTTCTGCTTTATGTAATTTGTTTGCTCTTCCTACTTATGAAAAACATGCAATTTACACTATTGAATCTCCAATTGACAAATATCAATATTTAAAGACTTTATATTCATCAATTGTTGATGTTATTAGTATTTTTATTAATGCGTGCACCAATGAAGAACGTAGTAAAATTTCTCATCTTATTTCTTCTATTAAGGATAATGATTTATATCGTTCTGCTATTGAGGATATTAAATCAAGTGACAATCAAAAAATTTATGATGAATATGTAGTTAATTTTTATAATGAATATTACAATTATTTCAAAAGTGGTTTAGTTACTAAAGAAGATAGAGATTATGCAATTAATTTAATTGAAAAAAATAAAGATAAGAAATTAAATGATCAAAATTCAAAATCAATACCAGAAATTGATAAACAAATTGATAAAGAAATTAATAGAAAAATTCAAAGTAATTTAGATAAGCAACAAAAAGAATTTCTTTTACGTGAAAAAATGAAAGTAATTAAGGAACAACTTAATGAAAATGATGCTGAAGAAGATGAAGATAGTGATTTCTTAAAAATTGCTAATGACCCTATTTTAAACCAGATTTATCCAAAAAATATTATTAAATCAATTAAGACTGAAAAAGAAAAACTTAAGGGTATGATGTCATCTAGCCCGGATGCAAACATATTGCAAACTTATATTTCTAACTTAAAAAAATTACCATGAAGAAAAGTTGAAATTGAAAATCTTGATATAAATCATGCTAAAAGTGTTCTTGATAAAAATCACTACGGCCTCAAAGAAGTTAAAGAACGTGTTATTGAATACTTATCATTAATAATTAACCATAAGAACATTAATAAGGAAAATTCTGAAAAAGAGCTTATTACAATTGATGAAAATACTCAAATAGATTTAGGTTTATTTAAAGAAAATTCAAAAAATAAAGTTCAACAACAGTTTAATAATGTACCTATTTTAACACTTGTTGGGCCTCCAGGAACAGGAAAAACATCGCTTGCTCGTTCAATTGCTGAAGCTTTAGATAAAAGTTATGTAAAAATCAGCCTTGGTGGAGTTCATGATGAATCTGAGATTCGCGGTCATAGAAAAACCTATGTTGGTGCTATGCCGGGAAAAATTATTAAAGCTATTCAATCTTCTGGAGTGTCTAATCCATTAATCTTATTAGATGAAATTGACAAAATGTCAAGTGACATAAAGGGCGATCCTGCTTCTGCAATGCTTGAGGTTTTGGACCCAGAACAAAATACTAAATTTCAAGATAATTATATTGAGCATGAATATGATTTATCTAAAGTATTATTTATTGCTACAGCTAACTATTATGAAAATATTCCTGCCCCATTGTTAGATCGTGTTGAGATTATTGAGCTTAATAGTTACACAGTCAATGAAAAAATTAAAATAGCAAGAGAACATTTAATTGATATTGTTGTTAAACAAGCAGGATTAAAAAATGAACAGTTTCAAATTGGTGATGATGTTCTTGAGTTTATCATTAAACACTATACAGCTGAGTCTGGAGTACGTGCATTAAAGAGAAATTTAGATAAAATAGCTCGTAAAATAGTTACAAAAATTGTTTCTGGAGAAAAATTAGATGAGTTTAAAATAACAATTAATCTCATTCCTGAATTACTAGGAACAATTAAAATAAGTGACAGTGACAATGAAAAAACACCTCAAATTGGCTCTGTGAATGGTTTAGCATATACATCAATTGGTGGAACTACATTACAAATTGAAGTTTCGGCTTTTGAATCTAAATCACCCGGAATACGCTTAACTGGTTCACTTAAAGATGTTATGCAAGAATCTGCGAAAATAGCACTTTCTTATGTTAGAACAAATGCAGAAAAATTCGGAATCAAAGATTTTGATTTTGACACACATGAAATTCATATTCATGTTCCAGAAGGTGCCGTTCCTAAAGACGGACCAAGTGCAGGAGTAACATTTACAACAGCTTTAATTTCTGCATTAACTCAAAAACCAGTTTCACAAGAAGTTGCAATGACTGGAGAAATTACACTAAGAGGCAAGGTTCTTGAAATAGGTGGTCTTAAAGAAAAATCATTTGCTGCTTTCAAAAAAGGAATAAAAAATGTATTTATTCCTAAGAATAATGAGAAAAATTTAAAAGATTTACCTGAAGAAGTTTTAGAAGCTATTAAATTTATTCCTGTTAGAGAATATGAAGAAATTTGAGAAATTTTATTTAAAAATACTTTAAGTATCAAAAATAAAAAAAAACAGTAG